In Apium graveolens cultivar Ventura chromosome 10, ASM990537v1, whole genome shotgun sequence, the following are encoded in one genomic region:
- the LOC141690434 gene encoding uncharacterized protein LOC141690434, protein MQQHVLHLTQLQQQQAASPPAMTFKKIQAVKPPEFNGSDEPVEANAWLKEIEKAFDLVGAGAEQKTKFGDLTVAEYEAKVTELVRFVLDQVDTYEKKAIRFEQGLKFWIQYRVAMFELTSYMAVVQKAMEHKAVKAHAWLKEIEKAFALTNVGDNQKVEYATYFLKGESNYWWETAKALEAAEVITWDRFKRIFLDKYFPCYMQTKIEMKFFGLKQDNRTIGKYEKKFIELSRFVGEYVDSQQKRAKRFQQRLKPWIRSHVAAFELTTYTEVVQKAMGHYAHECKNQKANITCYKFGKPGHVSRECKGVGNNQLMQLTTVPYPMNQVTPMPTPAFPISLNQPQISSSSNSPSLTYPAQARTFNMNMKDAIQSSDVVSRTLSVNAVSVKVLIDSGATRSFILKSFVDKLNCETQLMHEPLSIILANQDRVSVNRIYPHCSIEISEHVIPANLIPFQLGEFDVMLGMDWLTSFSAQIDCKDKKVVLSTPRGKKVTFKGQKQTQTFLTLMQAKKLIRKGCEMYFAYVVDKGREVSNPEDIPVTEADHAEYLRIVFEVLRKERLYAKFSKCEFWLVEVRFLGHIVGREGIRVDPEKVEAVMNWERPKTPTEVRSFMGLVGYYRRFVKDFSKIAVPLTKLTRKNEKFEWTEKCENSF, encoded by the exons atgcagcaacaTGTATTGCATCTTACGCAGCTgcagcagcagcaagcagcaTCACCGCCTGCAATGACTTTTAAGAAAATTCAAGCTGTGAAACCACCTGAGTTCAACGGAAGTGATGAAcccgtggaagccaatgcatggcttaaaGAGATTGAGAAGGCTTTTGACTTAGTTGGAGCAGGAgctgaacagaagaccaagttt GGAGATCTTACGGTCGCTGAGTATGAAGCTAAGGTTACTGAGTTAGTGAGGTTTGTGCTGGATCAAGTTGACACATATGAAAAGAAAGCAATAAGGTTTGAGcagggattgaaattttggattcagtatagagtggccatgtttgagctGACTTCATAtatggcagtggttcagaaagcgaTG GAACACAAGGCAGTAAAAGCTCATGCTTGGcttaaggaaatagaaaaggcctTTGCCTTAACGAATGTTGGAGATAATCAGAAGGTGGAGTATGCCACTTACTTTCTTAAAGGTGAatcgaactattggtgggagacaGCGAAAGCTTTAGAGGCTGCTGAAGTTAttacttgggataggtttaagAGAATATTCTTGGATAAGTATTTTCCTTGCTATATGCAAACAAAAATAGAGATGAAATTCTTTGGGTTGAAGCAAGACAATAGGACAATTGGaaaatatgagaagaagtttataGAACTTTCTAGGTTTGTGGGAGAGTATGTTGATTCTCAACAGAAAAGGGCAAAAAGATTCCAACAGCGATTGAAGCCTTGGATAAGGAGTCATGTGGCAGCTTTTGAGTTAACTACTTATACTGaagtggttcagaaggcaatg GGCCATTATGCTCATGAATGCAAGAATCAGAAGGCCAACATCACATGTTATAAGTTTGGTAAACCAGGACATGTCTCACGAGAATGCAAAGGAGTGGGTAATAACCAATTGATGCAACTGACTACTGTACCCTACCCTATGAATCAAGTAACTCCTATGCCAACCCCAGCATTCCCAATATCTCTCAATCAACCTCAGATATCATCATCTTCAAATAGCCCATCTTTGACTTATCCAGCTcaagcaagaactttcaacatgaacATGAAGGATGCAATTCAAAGTTCCGATGTGGTGTCACGTACGCTTTCTGTGAATGCTGTTAGTgttaaagtattgattgattcgggagccaccaGATCATTCATTTTgaaatcttttgttgataagttaaattgtgaaACCCAATTGATGCATGAACCCTTATCCATTATCTTAGCTAATCAAGATAGAGTATCTGTAAATCGTATTTACCCTCATTGTTCAATAGAGATATCCGAACACGTTATTCCTGCGAACCTTATTCCTTTCCAATTAGGCGAATTTGACGTGAtgttaggaatggattggttgacAAGTTTCAGTGCTCAAATAGACTGTAAGGATAAAAAAGTAGTATTAAGTACACCTCGAGGTAAGaaagtaacgttcaagggccaaaAGCAAACTCAGACATTTCTCACCTTGATGCAAGCAAAGAAGTTGATTCGAAAAGGATGTGAGATGTATTTCGCGTATGTAGTTGATAAAGGTAGAGAAGTTTCAAATCcggaagacattccagtg acagaagctGATCACGCAGAATATCTAAGAATAGTCTTCGAAGTGCTGCGGAAGGAGagattgtatgccaagttctcgaagtgcgagttttggttagtTGAAGTAAGATTTCTAGGACACATTGTTGGAAGAGAAGGAATTAGAGTAGATCCTGAAAAGGTCGAAGCGGTaatgaattgggagagaccgaagaCGCCAACGGAAGTGAGAAGTTTTATGGGACTAGTGGGATATTACAGgagatttgtaaaggatttttcGAAGATTGCCGTACCACTGACCAaattgacaaggaagaatgaaaagtttgaatggacggagaagtGCGAAAATAGTTTTTAA